In Nostoc sp. GT001, a genomic segment contains:
- a CDS encoding TldD/PmbA family protein, whose translation MLTSTLLLSNQLPTLQYSSTPERFDETWEAPLATLLGLGRAAGADFIELFLERRNYISSLAEDDAITSISPSLSTGAGVRVFRGKADCYVSTNDLSFSGLKAALEKGLSILGLQLPTAKAFIPEINLELLRDYATKRGKDAWLPVCSSIREMGEILLDGTAHLKQKASHVQSRRATYFRDWQEVLIAASDGTFARDIRLTQSVGFNLLCADGANRTSIGDRAGNTSDANFLRTWDSQQAAEKIAESAGKMLYADYVESGTYPIIMANHFGGVIFHEACGHLLETTQIERNTTPFADKKGEKIAHESLTAWDEGRSENAFGTIDMDDEGMPAQRTLLIEKGVLKNFLADRTGSSRTGHPRTGSGRRQNYTYAAASRMRNTYIDSGEYSNDELFASVDKGIYCKKMGGGSVGATGQFNFSVDEAYLIENGKITKPLKGAILIGEAKEIMNKISMCSQDLEIAPGFCGSVSGSIYTTVGQPHIKVDSITVGGR comes from the coding sequence ATGCTTACAAGTACGCTACTTCTCTCGAATCAACTTCCCACTCTCCAATATTCCTCCACACCAGAGCGTTTCGATGAAACCTGGGAAGCCCCCCTGGCTACCCTTCTGGGACTAGGACGCGCCGCTGGTGCTGACTTCATCGAATTATTTTTAGAGCGTCGCAACTATATTAGTTCTCTTGCAGAAGATGACGCCATCACGAGTATTTCACCCAGTCTGTCTACAGGCGCGGGAGTCAGAGTATTTCGTGGTAAAGCTGACTGCTACGTTAGCACCAATGACCTTTCGTTTTCCGGTTTGAAAGCAGCCTTAGAAAAAGGTCTTTCTATCTTGGGATTGCAGCTACCCACTGCTAAGGCTTTCATCCCAGAAATCAACCTAGAATTACTCAGAGATTACGCCACCAAAAGAGGTAAAGATGCATGGCTACCAGTGTGTAGCTCCATCCGAGAAATGGGAGAAATTCTCCTAGATGGTACTGCCCACCTGAAGCAAAAAGCTAGCCATGTTCAATCGCGCCGTGCTACCTATTTCCGGGATTGGCAAGAAGTTTTAATCGCTGCTAGTGACGGGACTTTTGCCCGTGATATTCGCCTCACGCAATCAGTCGGATTTAACCTATTGTGTGCTGATGGTGCTAATCGTACCTCAATTGGCGATCGCGCGGGTAATACTAGTGATGCCAACTTCTTGAGAACTTGGGATTCTCAACAAGCCGCTGAGAAAATAGCAGAATCGGCTGGAAAAATGCTCTACGCAGATTACGTGGAATCAGGTACTTACCCGATTATTATGGCCAATCACTTTGGTGGGGTAATCTTCCACGAAGCTTGCGGACACTTGCTAGAAACCACTCAAATAGAACGTAATACCACTCCCTTTGCTGACAAAAAAGGCGAAAAAATTGCCCATGAAAGTTTGACAGCTTGGGATGAAGGGCGTTCTGAAAATGCCTTCGGAACAATTGACATGGATGACGAAGGTATGCCTGCTCAAAGAACCCTCTTAATTGAAAAAGGTGTTCTGAAAAACTTCTTGGCAGATAGAACAGGTTCCTCACGCACCGGACACCCCAGAACTGGAAGTGGACGCCGCCAAAATTATACCTATGCCGCTGCTAGCCGGATGCGTAATACTTATATTGATTCTGGCGAATATAGCAATGATGAATTATTTGCCTCTGTTGATAAAGGTATTTACTGTAAAAAGATGGGTGGTGGTAGCGTTGGTGCTACAGGTCAATTTAACTTTAGTGTTGATGAAGCTTATTTAATTGAAAATGGCAAAATCACCAAACCGTTAAAGGGAGCAATTCTCATCGGTGAAGCCAAGGAAATCATGAATAAAATTTCCATGTGTTCCCAAGATTTGGAAATTGCACCAGGTTTTTGTGGTTCCGTTAGTGGCAGTATTTACACCACAGTCGGACAACCCCATATCAAGGTTGATTCTATTACCGTAGGTGGACGATAA
- the mgtE gene encoding magnesium transporter yields MLTEDIRDLLTDTTDLNQLKWDLNRLQPVDVGDYITQLPEQQRAIAFRLLNKAQAIDVFEYLPTVVQEELINSLHDVQVVQLVEAMSPDERAELFDELPAGVIKRLLQELSPEQRQATATILGYPEGTAGRVMTTEYVRLRQGLTVGEALSKIRRQDEDKESIYYAYVTDDNRTLVRVVSLRQLLFTFPDVFIKDIASDRVIKVRTETPQEEVARIMQRYDLIAIPVVDREDRLVGIVTIDDVMDILEEEATEDIQKLGGVSGDEAALSSPLLTIRNRLPWLLGIMAMYIGAASAIAPFQSVIAAVPVLAVIMPIFSNTGGTVGIQSLTVTIRGLGVGEVTPKDTLKILRKELLAGLGTALALATTMILLSLIWARPQERWVALIAGMVMATNTIVAVTLGTLLPMALKRLKLDPALVSGPLVTTMLDTIGFLTFLSLISLALNVLHLPT; encoded by the coding sequence ATGCTCACAGAAGATATTCGTGATTTGCTAACTGATACTACCGATTTAAACCAGTTGAAATGGGATTTAAATCGCTTGCAACCTGTGGATGTGGGAGACTACATTACACAATTGCCTGAACAACAACGGGCGATCGCATTTCGTTTACTCAATAAAGCTCAGGCAATTGATGTATTTGAATATTTGCCTACAGTGGTGCAGGAAGAACTAATTAATTCTCTACATGATGTCCAGGTAGTGCAACTTGTAGAAGCGATGAGTCCCGATGAACGGGCAGAATTATTTGATGAACTACCCGCTGGGGTAATCAAACGGCTATTGCAAGAACTCAGTCCAGAACAAAGGCAAGCAACAGCAACAATTCTCGGCTATCCAGAAGGCACTGCTGGGCGGGTGATGACAACCGAATATGTCCGCTTGCGGCAAGGATTGACTGTAGGCGAAGCTTTGAGCAAAATCCGCCGTCAGGACGAAGACAAGGAATCGATTTACTACGCCTACGTCACCGATGATAACCGGACGCTGGTGAGAGTAGTTTCACTACGGCAATTGCTGTTTACCTTTCCCGATGTTTTCATCAAGGATATTGCTAGCGATCGCGTCATCAAAGTGAGAACTGAAACTCCCCAAGAAGAAGTGGCGCGAATTATGCAGCGCTACGACTTAATCGCTATCCCCGTAGTTGATCGGGAAGACCGATTGGTGGGCATTGTCACCATTGATGATGTCATGGATATTTTGGAAGAGGAAGCCACAGAAGATATCCAAAAACTGGGGGGTGTGAGTGGTGATGAAGCAGCTTTATCCTCTCCCCTGTTAACCATCCGCAACCGCTTGCCTTGGCTGTTGGGGATTATGGCCATGTATATTGGTGCAGCCAGTGCGATCGCGCCTTTTCAATCTGTAATTGCCGCAGTACCAGTTCTAGCAGTAATCATGCCAATTTTTTCTAACACTGGTGGTACTGTCGGTATTCAATCATTAACGGTAACAATTCGCGGCTTGGGAGTGGGAGAAGTAACACCCAAAGATACCTTAAAAATTCTTCGCAAAGAACTTCTAGCTGGTTTAGGTACAGCTCTCGCTTTAGCCACGACCATGATACTGCTTTCCTTAATTTGGGCGCGACCCCAAGAGCGATGGGTGGCTTTAATTGCCGGAATGGTCATGGCAACTAATACAATTGTGGCTGTTACACTCGGCACTTTACTGCCAATGGCTTTGAAACGACTGAAGCTTGACCCCGCCTTGGTTAGTGGCCCATTAGTGACTACAATGCTAGATACAATTGGATTTTTAACGTTCCTTAGTCTAATTTCTCTAGCTTTAAACGTTTTGCATTTACCAACATAA
- a CDS encoding glycosyltransferase translates to MKTVGMYRRAYPRVSETFIGEQAHNLQTYKPLFLTCKLLEEIPFDNIAISDNDQWKIKQLFHIISASPDMFGKESELKNLKLIHGHFGPDGIYAMRLAEKLNIPFIVTFYGFDITVSRRAMWLSGNPAFYQFLLHEEELKQKASKFIAFSSFLYKKMIEYGYPEDKIIKLNSGIDLEKFAPASESKGERYILCVGRHTEKKGIDTLLKAFARIASKHPDVSVIQIGNGTMTEKFKTLADELGISNRVNFMGAKPYEVIQKTMRNAEIFSLPSQTAKNGDSEGLPLSILEAAASGLPIASTWHSAIPDAILDGETGFLVDEKDDQALAEKLDILLSDRALAKSMGEKGREFICENFDIRKQTAKLEAIYDLVIS, encoded by the coding sequence ATGAAAACAGTTGGGATGTATCGTCGAGCTTATCCGAGAGTATCAGAAACCTTTATTGGAGAGCAAGCCCATAATTTACAAACTTACAAACCGTTATTTCTTACTTGTAAACTATTAGAAGAAATTCCTTTTGATAATATTGCTATTAGTGATAACGATCAATGGAAAATTAAGCAACTATTTCATATAATTTCTGCTTCACCAGATATGTTTGGAAAAGAGTCTGAACTAAAAAATCTAAAATTAATTCACGGACATTTTGGGCCAGATGGTATTTATGCAATGCGATTGGCAGAAAAATTAAATATTCCTTTCATCGTTACATTTTACGGTTTTGATATCACAGTTTCACGTCGTGCCATGTGGCTATCAGGTAATCCAGCATTTTATCAATTTCTTTTGCATGAAGAAGAATTAAAACAAAAAGCATCTAAATTTATTGCTTTTTCTAGTTTCTTGTATAAAAAAATGATTGAATATGGTTATCCTGAAGATAAAATTATTAAACTAAATAGTGGTATAGATTTAGAAAAATTTGCCCCAGCGAGTGAATCAAAAGGTGAAAGATATATTTTATGTGTAGGCAGACATACTGAAAAAAAAGGAATTGATACCCTATTAAAAGCCTTTGCCCGGATTGCCAGTAAGCATCCAGATGTGTCAGTTATTCAAATTGGAAATGGCACAATGACTGAAAAATTCAAAACTCTAGCAGATGAGCTTGGTATTAGTAATAGAGTCAATTTTATGGGGGCAAAACCTTATGAAGTGATTCAAAAAACCATGAGAAATGCAGAAATATTTTCTCTACCCAGTCAAACAGCAAAAAACGGTGATAGCGAAGGTTTACCGCTTTCAATATTAGAAGCTGCCGCTTCTGGTTTACCAATAGCTTCTACCTGGCATAGCGCTATCCCAGATGCTATTTTAGATGGAGAAACTGGCTTTTTAGTTGATGAAAAAGACGATCAAGCTCTCGCAGAAAAATTAGATATTCTTTTGTCTGACCGAGCTTTAGCTAAAAGTATGGGTGAAAAAGGACGAGAGTTTATTTGCGAAAATTTTGATATCCGCAAGCAAACTGCCAAGCTAGAAGCTATTTATGATTTAGTAATCAGTTAA
- a CDS encoding aspartate carbamoyltransferase catalytic subunit, which translates to MPTTTWNRHHILSLADFTTTEYDTVLQTAASFQEVLSRRTKKVPTLQGQVVANLFFESSTRTRSSFELAAKRLSADTLNFAAATSSMTKGETILDTAKTYLAMGTDIMVVRHREAGVPNAIASEMDRLGVRVSVLNAGDGQHEHPSQALLDLFTITTLIDPASPRLELLKGKKIAIVGDILHSRVARSNIWSLIASGAEVHLAAPPTLLPKLFAEFISEEVEGRNYSPNPQLFLHWQLEPALQNADFVMTLRLQKERMTAHLLPSLREYHQLFGITRTKLQLCKPNVKVLHPGPVNRGVEISSELMDDPEFSLIQSQVTSGVAVRMALLYLLGSGKA; encoded by the coding sequence ATGCCTACTACAACTTGGAATCGTCATCACATTCTTTCCCTAGCTGACTTCACTACTACTGAATACGATACAGTTTTGCAAACTGCGGCCAGTTTTCAAGAGGTGCTATCACGGCGGACAAAGAAAGTACCAACCTTGCAGGGACAGGTGGTGGCGAATTTATTTTTTGAATCGTCTACCCGCACCCGCAGCAGTTTTGAACTTGCAGCGAAACGCTTAAGTGCAGATACACTAAACTTCGCCGCCGCCACATCTTCTATGACTAAGGGAGAAACAATTCTCGACACGGCGAAAACCTATTTGGCAATGGGAACTGATATTATGGTAGTCCGCCATCGAGAGGCAGGAGTACCAAATGCGATCGCATCTGAAATGGATCGTCTAGGTGTACGAGTTAGCGTCCTCAATGCTGGTGATGGTCAACACGAGCATCCTTCTCAAGCACTGCTAGATTTATTTACCATAACTACTCTAATTGACCCAGCTAGTCCCAGACTGGAACTTTTAAAGGGGAAAAAGATTGCCATTGTTGGGGATATTCTCCATTCTCGTGTGGCGCGATCGAATATTTGGAGTTTAATTGCTAGTGGTGCTGAAGTTCATCTGGCAGCACCACCAACCCTTTTACCTAAATTATTTGCCGAGTTTATCTCGGAGGAAGTAGAAGGCAGAAATTATTCCCCCAATCCCCAACTATTTCTACACTGGCAATTAGAACCAGCTTTGCAGAATGCCGATTTTGTCATGACTTTACGTCTGCAAAAGGAACGGATGACAGCTCATTTACTGCCAAGTTTGCGAGAATATCATCAACTGTTTGGCATTACACGCACAAAACTGCAACTTTGTAAACCGAACGTCAAAGTTTTGCATCCAGGCCCAGTCAACCGTGGTGTTGAAATTAGTTCTGAATTGATGGATGATCCAGAATTTAGTCTCATTCAATCACAAGTTACCAGCGGTGTTGCCGTTCGCATGGCCTTGCTGTATTTGTTAGGTAGCGGCAAAGCTTAA
- a CDS encoding glycoside hydrolase family 15 protein — MKTSTKLLSRLDYYYQQIKTIILTRQNPITGLLPASTAITAHGDYTDAWVRDNVYSILAVWGLGLAYRKIDDDKGRTYELEHSVIKLMRGLLFAMMRQAHKVETFKHTQSLLDGLHAKYNTATGDIVVGDNEWGHLQLDATSIFLLMLAQMTAAGLPIIYTIDEVNFVQNLVYYIGRAYRTPDYGIWERGNKINRGNAELNASSVGMAKAALEAINGLDLFGVRGSQASVIHVLPDEIARARITLESLLPRESGSKEIDAALLSIISYPAFAVEDLELRDRTLNDIINKLAGKYGCKRFLRDGHQTVLEDSQRLHYEPWELKQFEHIECEWPLFFTYLVLDGLFRSEQEQVKKYQELLESLLIEQDGLRLLPELYYVPAENIEAEKLAPQTQPRLPNENIPLVWAQSLYFLSQMLSEGLLAVGDIDPLGRHLCVGKQRESLVQIALLAEDEDLQTKLEVHGIEAQTPAQVEPIQVRKAGEFSAIYTQIGRNNKLGLTGRPVRRLRSLTTSRIFRISGETIVFLPSFSDSQQFYLTLDYHFLLDQIRSELAYIQKYWSDLGRPTLTLMLTHTMLESGSEALLELMQELKDGVCNGVRVKLGRLNQLMLTAGIQRIDFLPNAEFSRSPVKNASPRCYYLAYHPEKNWRLGHTQEFQMEYETNFGLLLSSLRSSENIYEQIELLQTLTRLQGMEFDTGYGGPGYPVTVADLLDEVYTKAGDLGIWAVVRRAAGLRQMVDISLSDAVTSILVRGKQIAVGKAYSEASLITVPMSHDEIADKINHFCREDIRDRVLTQEILIYLGILIRSEPELFQGLLTLRVGYLILLITSELARELHVTQDEAYDYLMQLSPFEVKMRLRQVLTGYTGMSNLLRQQESLHVKQKESDIAWVVLPGIAEGIEVPPGGWRRFRQAEGATGRVPKEFFKQVWLLMQHCKGLVIGDKLERRNRLDSEIMLSEMTAGERNFALLVEHLLNKIEAPEYRQVNIEALIELGAIAANNPKLQIEEYIVLDVLIGHAVRLAWLENHSQRSDRYDEDKASAWRSFYNTSPRDCASYILKAFRFLTEFVKDF, encoded by the coding sequence ATGAAAACATCTACTAAATTGCTATCTCGCCTAGACTATTACTACCAGCAAATCAAAACGATTATCCTGACTCGTCAAAATCCAATTACGGGTTTACTACCTGCAAGCACAGCGATTACAGCCCACGGTGATTATACTGATGCGTGGGTGCGAGACAACGTTTACAGCATTTTGGCAGTTTGGGGTTTAGGACTTGCATACCGTAAGATTGACGACGACAAAGGACGCACTTATGAACTAGAACACAGTGTCATCAAACTGATGCGCGGCTTGTTGTTTGCGATGATGCGACAGGCTCATAAAGTCGAGACATTTAAACATACTCAGTCGCTACTAGATGGACTGCACGCCAAATATAATACCGCGACTGGTGACATTGTTGTTGGGGATAACGAATGGGGACATTTGCAACTTGATGCCACATCTATATTTTTGCTGATGTTGGCGCAAATGACGGCTGCGGGATTGCCAATAATTTATACAATTGATGAAGTTAATTTCGTCCAAAATTTAGTTTACTACATTGGACGAGCTTACCGCACGCCAGATTACGGCATTTGGGAACGCGGTAATAAAATTAATCGGGGAAATGCTGAATTAAATGCCAGTTCTGTAGGCATGGCAAAAGCTGCTTTAGAAGCTATCAATGGGCTGGATTTGTTTGGTGTGCGTGGTAGTCAAGCATCGGTAATTCATGTGCTACCAGATGAAATCGCCCGCGCCCGGATTACTTTAGAATCGCTATTACCGAGAGAATCTGGTTCTAAAGAAATTGATGCAGCGCTGTTGAGTATTATTAGTTATCCTGCCTTTGCAGTGGAAGATTTGGAGTTACGCGATCGCACCTTAAACGATATTATCAATAAACTCGCAGGTAAATACGGCTGCAAACGTTTTCTGCGTGATGGACACCAAACGGTTTTAGAAGATAGTCAGCGCTTACACTACGAACCGTGGGAACTCAAGCAATTTGAGCATATTGAATGCGAATGGCCGTTATTTTTCACTTATTTAGTTCTAGATGGATTATTTCGTAGCGAACAAGAACAAGTTAAAAAATACCAAGAGCTTTTAGAATCATTACTCATAGAACAAGATGGTTTGCGTTTATTGCCGGAACTTTATTATGTTCCAGCAGAAAATATAGAGGCAGAAAAGTTAGCACCTCAAACGCAACCACGTTTGCCCAATGAAAATATTCCTTTGGTATGGGCGCAGAGTTTATATTTCCTCAGTCAAATGTTGAGTGAAGGGTTATTGGCGGTTGGTGATATCGACCCTTTGGGAAGACATTTGTGTGTAGGAAAACAGCGCGAATCGTTGGTACAAATTGCTTTATTAGCAGAAGATGAAGATTTACAGACGAAACTAGAAGTTCACGGAATTGAAGCCCAAACACCTGCCCAAGTTGAACCGATTCAGGTGAGAAAAGCTGGAGAATTTTCAGCAATTTATACCCAAATTGGACGTAACAACAAACTTGGGTTAACTGGGCGGCCAGTGCGGCGGCTGCGGAGTTTAACAACATCTAGAATCTTTCGTATTAGTGGTGAAACAATTGTATTTTTGCCTTCCTTTTCAGACTCTCAGCAGTTTTATTTAACTCTTGATTACCATTTTTTGCTAGATCAAATTAGAAGCGAACTAGCTTACATTCAAAAGTATTGGAGCGATTTAGGGCGTCCTACTCTGACTTTAATGTTGACACACACCATGTTAGAAAGTGGTTCTGAAGCATTATTAGAACTGATGCAAGAACTGAAAGATGGTGTTTGTAATGGTGTACGGGTAAAATTAGGGCGGCTAAATCAGTTAATGTTGACAGCCGGAATCCAAAGAATTGATTTTCTACCCAATGCAGAATTCTCGCGATCGCCAGTGAAAAATGCTAGCCCACGTTGCTATTATCTAGCATATCATCCTGAGAAAAACTGGCGCTTAGGACATACCCAAGAATTTCAAATGGAGTATGAAACCAACTTTGGGTTATTACTTTCTTCTTTGCGCTCATCAGAGAACATCTACGAGCAAATTGAGTTATTGCAAACTTTAACTCGCTTACAGGGAATGGAATTTGATACAGGGTATGGCGGCCCAGGATATCCTGTCACTGTAGCCGATTTACTCGATGAAGTTTACACCAAAGCTGGAGATTTAGGCATTTGGGCAGTAGTGCGTCGGGCTGCGGGGTTGCGCCAAATGGTTGATATCAGCCTATCAGATGCAGTAACGAGTATTTTGGTGCGGGGTAAGCAAATTGCTGTGGGTAAAGCTTACAGCGAAGCGTCCTTAATTACCGTACCCATGTCTCACGATGAGATTGCCGATAAAATTAACCATTTTTGTCGTGAAGATATCCGCGATCGCGTCCTCACTCAAGAGATTTTAATCTATCTTGGTATCTTAATTCGCTCAGAACCTGAACTATTCCAAGGACTACTAACGCTGAGAGTCGGCTATCTTATCCTGTTAATAACCAGCGAACTAGCGCGGGAATTACACGTTACTCAAGATGAAGCTTACGATTACTTAATGCAACTTTCACCCTTTGAAGTGAAAATGCGTTTGCGTCAGGTATTAACTGGATATACTGGCATGAGTAACCTGTTACGTCAGCAAGAATCACTGCACGTCAAACAAAAAGAAAGTGATATTGCTTGGGTAGTGTTACCAGGAATCGCCGAAGGGATAGAAGTTCCGCCGGGTGGTTGGCGACGGTTTCGCCAAGCTGAAGGTGCGACGGGGCGCGTACCAAAAGAATTTTTTAAGCAAGTTTGGCTATTAATGCAGCATTGCAAAGGTTTAGTAATTGGCGATAAACTAGAGCGCCGCAATCGCTTAGATAGTGAGATAATGCTGTCGGAAATGACAGCCGGGGAAAGAAATTTTGCTCTGTTAGTTGAGCATTTGCTGAATAAAATCGAAGCTCCAGAATATCGGCAAGTTAATATTGAAGCATTAATCGAATTAGGAGCGATCGCGGCTAATAATCCCAAGCTGCAAATTGAAGAATATATTGTGTTGGATGTGTTGATTGGACACGCAGTGCGATTGGCGTGGTTAGAAAATCATAGTCAACGTAGCGATCGGTATGATGAGGATAAAGCGAGTGCGTGGCGATCGTTTTACAATACCTCTCCTAGAGATTGCGCTAGTTATATTTTGAAGGCGTTTAGGTTCTTGACTGAATTTGTGAAAGATTTTTAA
- a CDS encoding pentapeptide repeat-containing protein, producing the protein MKRIFLTAAALLSTLSLAAPIPVKAENSAPVRRLLETRECMGCNLAGANLKGAHLIGADLRNANLKGANLEGANLEGADLTGANLKSANLTDAFVSGTSLNNANLTNVDLSNAHLYNTDVNGAVLANIDLTGADVFNTDISVGGEY; encoded by the coding sequence ATGAAACGAATTTTTTTGACGGCAGCAGCCTTACTCAGCACGCTATCTTTAGCTGCTCCCATTCCCGTCAAAGCAGAAAATTCCGCCCCTGTCCGCCGCTTGTTAGAAACTAGAGAATGTATGGGATGCAATCTAGCAGGAGCTAACCTCAAAGGCGCTCATCTAATCGGTGCTGACTTAAGAAATGCAAATTTAAAAGGAGCTAATCTCGAAGGTGCTAACTTAGAAGGTGCAGATTTAACTGGTGCTAATTTAAAGTCTGCTAATCTTACAGATGCTTTTGTCAGCGGTACTAGCTTAAATAATGCTAATCTTACCAACGTTGATTTGAGTAATGCTCATTTATATAATACTGACGTAAATGGCGCAGTTTTGGCTAATATTGATTTAACTGGTGCTGATGTCTTTAATACTGACATTAGCGTAGGTGGTGAATATTAA
- a CDS encoding TldD/PmbA family protein — MPNINEIANSAKDNADKLGIKKFDIYGSTVDDTSVQVDQGEPKQVKASNRSGVTVRVWNEDNTMGVTSTTDVDPKGLELALKTAYEASFFGVKENVPDFSPEATTPIPSKPQDKVPQAPVAELIEKLLVAEKELLAAHPAIKGVPYNGLSQRDIDRFYLNSDGAVRTESHSLASVYLYSKTEEDGKKPRSAGAYRINQRLDNLDINGCIKETADKTISHLNYEKIKTGKYRVVFSAEAFLSLLGAFSNLFNAQSILDNQSLSTPDDLGKQIASPLISVSDDALHPANVGAETFDGEGTPTRQISLIENGVLTGFLHSAGTAKRLNAQPTGNASIGAKVSVSPNFYHVFSTATPEQEFSLDTAENVIFIDDLQALHAGVKSLQGSFSLPFDGWLVNKGVRTSIESATVAGDFLELLKSIIYVEKEAELTPGGVCPKIWVNELSITGE, encoded by the coding sequence ATGCCGAATATAAATGAAATTGCAAATTCTGCCAAGGACAATGCTGATAAACTTGGCATTAAGAAATTCGACATTTATGGCTCAACAGTAGATGATACTAGCGTGCAAGTAGACCAAGGTGAGCCAAAACAAGTGAAAGCTTCAAACCGCTCTGGTGTTACTGTTCGTGTCTGGAATGAAGATAATACAATGGGTGTTACCAGCACCACAGATGTAGACCCCAAGGGACTAGAATTAGCTTTAAAAACTGCCTACGAAGCCAGTTTCTTTGGTGTTAAAGAAAATGTTCCTGATTTTAGTCCAGAGGCTACTACTCCGATTCCAAGTAAACCTCAAGATAAAGTACCCCAAGCACCTGTTGCTGAACTCATAGAAAAATTGTTGGTAGCTGAAAAAGAATTACTGGCAGCCCATCCAGCAATTAAAGGTGTACCTTATAACGGTTTATCGCAAAGAGATATTGACAGGTTTTATCTCAATAGCGATGGTGCAGTCAGAACTGAATCTCACTCTCTAGCATCAGTTTATCTTTATAGCAAAACTGAGGAAGATGGCAAAAAACCTCGCAGTGCAGGCGCTTATAGAATCAACCAACGTTTAGATAATCTAGATATTAATGGTTGCATCAAAGAAACCGCCGATAAAACTATCAGTCACTTGAATTATGAAAAAATCAAGACTGGTAAATATCGAGTTGTTTTCTCAGCAGAAGCTTTCTTAAGTCTGCTGGGTGCTTTTTCTAACTTGTTCAATGCCCAAAGTATTTTAGACAATCAAAGCCTATCTACCCCTGATGATTTAGGTAAGCAAATTGCTTCTCCTTTGATTTCAGTTTCCGATGATGCACTGCACCCAGCTAACGTTGGTGCGGAAACTTTTGATGGCGAAGGAACTCCCACTCGTCAAATTTCCCTGATTGAAAATGGCGTTTTAACAGGATTTCTTCATAGTGCTGGCACTGCTAAAAGGTTAAATGCCCAGCCAACGGGTAATGCTAGTATTGGTGCAAAAGTCAGCGTCAGTCCCAATTTTTATCACGTATTTTCAACAGCAACTCCTGAGCAAGAGTTTAGCTTAGACACTGCTGAAAATGTGATTTTTATCGATGATTTACAAGCTCTCCATGCTGGAGTTAAATCCTTGCAAGGTTCCTTTTCTTTGCCGTTTGATGGTTGGCTAGTTAATAAGGGTGTCAGGACGAGTATTGAGTCAGCAACAGTTGCTGGCGATTTCTTGGAACTCTTGAAGTCAATTATTTATGTAGAAAAAGAAGCAGAGTTAACGCCAGGTGGTGTTTGCCCGAAAATCTGGGTTAATGAACTATCGATTACTGGCGAATAA
- a CDS encoding glycosyltransferase family 2 protein encodes MSLFVLLPAYNEQESIRPLFKKFQTLQQIFNIEIELILVDDGSSDKTAQTAIDESQSLGILLKLVQHPKNAGLGQAIKTGFTTFLEISKEGDFLAAMDCDNTQPPELLIKMYDTMIAGSYDIAIASRYRKGSKVIGLSKFRELMSYGASWLFRIAARVPGVKDYTCGYRLYNRTFLSKLDMYYGDNLFTESGFACMIDLLLKAKALKPKIVEIPMVLRYDQKPTASKMKILKTITRTLKLLFKNLLSTEPASNLGQTFKQQETLRIPLRMANRK; translated from the coding sequence ATGAGTCTTTTTGTTCTTTTACCCGCATATAACGAGCAAGAGTCAATTCGACCCTTGTTCAAAAAGTTCCAAACATTGCAGCAAATCTTTAATATAGAGATAGAACTGATTCTTGTCGATGATGGCAGTAGTGATAAAACTGCTCAGACTGCAATAGATGAATCTCAATCACTAGGTATATTACTGAAGTTAGTCCAACATCCTAAAAATGCTGGTTTAGGTCAAGCAATTAAAACAGGTTTCACGACTTTCTTAGAAATTTCCAAAGAAGGTGATTTTTTAGCGGCGATGGATTGTGATAATACTCAACCACCAGAGCTATTAATAAAAATGTATGACACTATGATAGCTGGTAGCTATGATATTGCGATCGCGTCTAGATATCGCAAAGGTTCTAAAGTCATAGGCTTATCAAAATTTAGAGAGCTGATGAGTTACGGAGCCAGCTGGCTTTTCAGAATTGCCGCCCGTGTACCAGGCGTAAAAGACTACACTTGTGGTTACAGACTGTATAACCGTACTTTCCTCAGTAAACTGGATATGTATTATGGAGACAATCTATTCACTGAAAGTGGATTTGCTTGCATGATAGATTTACTGCTGAAAGCCAAAGCCCTCAAACCAAAAATCGTAGAAATTCCAATGGTTTTGAGATACGACCAAAAGCCGACTGCTAGTAAAATGAAAATTCTTAAAACTATTACTCGAACACTAAAGCTCTTGTTTAAGAATCTACTATCAACAGAGCCAGCTTCTAATTTAGGTCAGACTTTCAAACAGCAAGAAACACTCAGAATTCCACTAAGAATGGCAAACCGTAAATAA